tcttcaaaatgcaacccctaaaggggtaaaataggggtttgaagtttgtataaaaatctgtcaattttgaagtgtctataaagaagttttgtagttaatatttttgcgatTAGcagtaaaacatattttattaagctcatgttaaaatctcatagttaaagatcaaacctaagggtgtaaaataggggtttaaaatttgtgtagtccacgcggacgaagtcgcgggcataagctagtctaactATAAAACCAGGGACAATGCGAGAGGATATTAATTCtatgttttcttctatattatatttgtaacACATTTTCAATATTGCATTTTCTCTTGTTTACAGAAAGCCGCACGTGCACCACGTCGGAGTTCCGATGCAAAACCGGTCGTTGCATACCAATGTTATGGCGTTGCGACAATGAGAAGGACTGCTCCGACGGGTCTGATGAAGAACCTAGCATTTGCAGTAAGTTTTCCacattaaatatacaaatattacCTACGTCCTACTGTTTAGTCCAGAAACTTAGTGTGCATACAGACGAGCTGCACTTTTTCGACTGCTGCCGTCGTCGCTGTCTGCGGCTGCCGTCGACGCGCTTGCGGCTGCCGTTGACGCGCGTCCATGGCAGTCGCCGAAACGCGACGTCAGCAGCCAAACACAGCAGAAACAGTAGCAGTCGAAAAAGTGCCACTATTCTGTAAAGGATAGCGTCCACCAGGCGGACCGGGTCGAGCCGCATTGCAACGCAAAAATCCGCCTGCTATACATTTTATTCGAAACCGCGTCGACTACAGGCGCGTTCGGGAcgaataataaaatacatacaaactcgCCGCACCGTTGCGGCCCGAACTGACTCTGGTGGACGCATACCTTAAGAACACTTAAGAAGCCGTCTAATAGTTTgtttgaaagaattttcagtagACACTTTTATTATTCCCCAAAAAACAATTATCTGGCGATTTATGTAGAAAGTTTTAAGGTAGCACGTTGTCCTTAGCGGGGCTTCCGACGTGGATTAAAATCTTAATTACGCTTCGGAAGTTTCCTcgattaatattataatctttgcCCTTTTGTCTAAGTACCTTCTTTCAGTTATGAATCGGGCATTAGAATGCTATTTAATATCTATGTACGTATAGTCGACCGTAAAATTGTTTGCTATTTTTGACAAGTtccagtaagtacctacttaattaaaaatttcactAGACTCAGGCCTttacaaaatgtacctatataggtaagtcTCGTAAACGAAAATAGACCTTGTAGTTTTATTATGTGCAAACGATACTCAATATAAGAGAAGCAGAGCAATTTTATGGTCGATTGTTTcaataagttttaattaaaatttgaaaataaggGTCCTATATAAACGCGAGGAATATAAAACAAAGCTTTAACTTGTGTTCATATAAAACTTGTATTTAATGCGATGACAATCATTTTGAAATgagtagataaataatatgctacttttgataaattattatgtacaaaaaCTATCCGAGAAAATAACATCTCCAGCACGATTGGGCATATATTTGAATAAGTTTTACAATGCCATGCACCTACACTCTACAGTTTTATTTTTGGTGCTGCTGTAACTACGTGTCTGTCACAAAAGCATTATCTAAAATTATGCTAGTTATATACCTGCCTATTGTCGATATACGAATATGTTACTCGTATTTACTCTGTAGACGTGATCCATAATAAGTTAGCAAATTTTGTGACATGGCATGTAGAGTAGGATCAACTTACAATAAAAAGCTTTTGTAAGTTCGACTAAGAAAAGCTTAGGTTTGTGCAAAATATGAAACAAATTTATGACTAACACAATGATTTACCAATTCGTATCTATTTACTTGAATTTAAGAACAGTGAcccgtacctataggtaattatttactaCGGTTTAGAAATCTTTATATAAAGATAGATCAATTTCACTGTTAAAAGGGATTCTCTTGTTCACCAATAACAATACGTATAAAAAGCTTGTGGGACTTAAGGTTTTATTTCAGTGGGAGGGTCGTTTCGGTAGACCGCAACTTTGTACACTTAACTCGAATGTAAGTCGACCCAACATAATGGAAAATCCTTTTATATGTGCCAGGACACAGTGTTTTGTGCTAgcgttacaaaataaatataaatcccaCGGGCAATCGACACTCAGTTAACTGAAGCTATCAAATGATATACCTAACTAGGGATATAGATATTTGTAGAGATACTAGATAATATATTTTGAGATATTTCTAGGTACACGAAGgttatttatattgtttaaGCCGTTCAAACTTAAGCTAAATCGACTGCCCTGTCAAAAACGAAAAAGTAAAagatgattttttaaaagttatatAGCCAGTGTCATTTAGGAAGATGTAAGAATTCTAACATTCAGTCTGCAACGAGCGCTTGTTGAATACGGCCGTATACAGTAgtgttatattaatttttaaactacCGTCTATCGGTTTATGTAAGACGCAGATAAAATGGTTGTTAAAAAATGTGCATCGTGCAACAAAAACATTACGAGAAAGTCTCCTGGCCTGGAATGCAGCAGGTGCAACAAAGTGGTCCACGCTGATCCATCATGCACTAAACTCTCGAACAAGCAGCTGCATACCTTAAAAAACGCTACGGGTATAGAGTGGAGTTGTGAGGAGTGCCTACAAAACGTGACTCGCAGGTCGTCGTTCATTATCCCTGATGATGACGCGGACGAGGACTCGGATTCTGGGCACACCCTGCATTCAAAATCCGTCATCGACACACGAAAGCTGGTCCAGGATATCAGTCGAGAACTCAAAAAAACATTCCGTGAAGAAATTTCTCAATTGGAGACATCCTTAGAGTTTCTACATGATCAGCTCAACAATATGGAACAATCGATGAAAGCTCAagatactaaaattaaaacccTCGAGCACAAAAATCAAGACTTatgtaacaaaaacaaacacCTGGAGCTTCGTGTTGCGGTTCTGGAACAAGGCGCGAGGCAGAACGAGCAAAATGCGCTGTCATCATCACTTGAAATCGCCGGTTTGCCTGACTTTCCTCCCGTGGAACTCGACAACGTAATCACCGCGGTAGCATCTAAATTAAACGTAGATAAGGGCGTAATACAGTCGACCCAACGTTTGTCTAGTGGCAAGGATAAACCATGCACCATCCTACTAGAACTCAAGACAAAAAATGTTCGAAACGAATGGATTACAGCCAGTAAGGAAAAAAGTATCTCAGTCGCGCAGGTGCTGCCTAATGTTGTTAAAGAAAAGGCTGACGATCGTGTGTTTGTGAGAGAAGCGTTAACAAAACACGTTAAAACCCTACTTTTTAATGCTAAACTAAAACTGCGCAACTCTTTTCAATTTGTATGGTGCAAAGACGGGAAGGTTTGTGCTAGGAAAAGTAACAATAGTAAAATCTTTTATATTCGTTGTCTTCAAGACATTGATCTAGTTTTAAGGGAAActgcaatttaatttttaagcatACCTACCCGACGTCTCTCATTACaactatatatacttatatatattacttatattatttatatttttgtcaatAAATTATGTCTAAAGTTAATGAAATTTTTGATTGTAaatctattaattatttttttcaaaatatacccAGCCATAGTAAACTCAACTTTTCATGCCTACATATCAATATTAGATCCCTtattaaaaattttacaaaactgTTGCAAGTAATCCACAGCTGTAGTTTTCCATTGGATGTTATAATAGTCACGGAAGCTGGAATTTCTGACAATATCgttcatttatataatataactggCTATAACATGTACCCAAGACTGCGAATAAACAAGAAAGGGGGCGGTATTATTGTTTATACCAACAACTCAATAAAATTCACACCCGTCCTGTATAAAAGTAACACATTTGAAAATCTTACAGGGATTCTTAAACTTCAAGGTCATGAGGACGCAGTCCTGTGTGCAGTTTATAGGCCACCGTGTACAAACAAAATTATCTTTGTAAAggaattaagtaagtatgtctCACATTTCGATCACAAAAGCAATATTCTTCTTATCGGCGACACCAATTTCGACCTAAAAAACATATCATCATACACAGATTCATATCTGGACACACTGAGCGAGGCCGGTTTAATGTGCGGAATCACGACATACACTAGAATAGAACCGAGACTTAATCGAGTAACAAAATCATGTATAGACCACATTTTTGCGCGATTCCCCACACTACAACCGTACTCCGCTGCGCTGGATGTCGTACTGGCGGACCATCGCGCTATTGTGTTCGCGTGCGCAGGCGACgccgtgcctactcctagcaatgTACAGGTTGTTTCGAAAACGTACGTTGACCACGAGGTTTTATTTAATGAACTAAATAAAGTTGACTGGGCGCAAACTAATACAATGAATTGTCCTAATCAAATTCTTAAATTTATTACTGATTCTCATGCGAAAGCTTGCGTCACGGCTAGTAAAAATCGCACCCATAAACAACGGAAACAACAATTTAGGGCTCCGTGGATCGACTGTAACGTAATAAATCTTTGCGATAGAAGGGATAAACTGTTCAGGTTGTGGAAAAAGAATCCTAATGATGACAAACTAAGGTTAGACTATATAAAATCGCGTAATAAAGCTAATAAAGTACTAGATGACCGGCGAAATTCATATTACCTTAAACGTATAAATACCAGCTTTAACAACTctaaaaatatctataaaataataaatgagatGATGGGTCGTGTATCGTTATCTATAGatgattcaattttaaaagccTTCGAAGCACAAGGGTTGTCCTGTAAGGCCATTGCGGACGGCTTTGCAAACGAATTCGACATGGCTGTCAAGTCTATAATTCCAACCTGCACTAAAAAGCTTCTGGATTCTTATTTATATACAAAGCCCCTAAACTCCTCCATTTTGTTTCAGAAAGCGACAAGCACTAAaatttttaagattattaaaaacttaaacgTAAACAAAGCACCAGGGGCGGACGGCATTAAGGTTAGCCACATGAAAACGGCTAGTGACAAGATTTCTTTGGCCATAGCAAATCTTATTAACAGCAGTGTCAAAAGCGGCTCTTACCCAGACAGTCTAAAAAAAGGATGTGTGCGACCAGTTTTTAAAAAAGGGAAACGCAATGACTTTTCTAATTATCGACCGATCACGCTTTTGTCGTCGGTAGATAAAATTGTGGAAAAATTTATCTGCGAACAAATTCACGCGTTTTATAAGAATAATGAAGTCATTTACCACAATCAATATGGGTTTCAGCAGGGAAAGGGAACAATAGATCTTCTTTCAAAATTCAGTGACCAAGTAAATGAATACCTTAACCAAAAAAAGCACGTCCTTGCACTGTTTATTGATTTTTCACGCGCTTTCGACACTCTGAACCATAATCTTCTGCAAAGTAAATTAGAAACATGCGGCGTTCGAGGTCCGTTGCTCGCTTGGTGCGTAGACTATCTCCGTAATCGTACATTCAATGTACGGATTGGTAACGCCTACAGCGACACCCGTGTGGCTAGTGAAGGCACGGCTCAGGGCTCCGTCCTTGGCCCGTTGCACTTTTTGTCGTATGTGAATGACATGAGTAACTGTATCCAGCATTGTTCATGCTACCAGTTCGCGGATGATACTTGCATCCTTTTCGCTGACCGGGATCCTGATAAGATCTGTGATGCATTGCAGACGGATTTCAACACCCTGACCATGTGGTGTCAC
This genomic stretch from Maniola hyperantus chromosome 2, iAphHyp1.2, whole genome shotgun sequence harbors:
- the LOC138404005 gene encoding uncharacterized protein, translating into MVVKKCASCNKNITRKSPGLECSRCNKVVHADPSCTKLSNKQLHTLKNATGIEWSCEECLQNVTRRSSFIIPDDDADEDSDSGHTLHSKSVIDTRKLVQDISRELKKTFREEISQLETSLEFLHDQLNNMEQSMKAQDTKIKTLEHKNQDLCNKNKHLELRVAVLEQGARQNEQNALSSSLEIAGLPDFPPVELDNVITAVASKLNVDKGVIQSTQRLSSGKDKPCTILLELKTKNVRNEWITASKEKSISVAQVLPNVVKEKADDRVFVREALTKHVKTLLFNAKLKLRNSFQFVWCKDGKVCARKSNNSKIFYIRCLQDIDLVLRETAI